The sequence below is a genomic window from Felis catus isolate Fca126 chromosome A2, F.catus_Fca126_mat1.0, whole genome shotgun sequence.
GGTAGCCAATGAGTCTGTACCATTCGAGACCTCCTGCCGGCAAGTACCTCCCACCTGGGGTGGCCTTCAACTCCCAGACCAGACACTCCCATGACATAAACACAGTTCTGCCCTATGGACATGCCCCCAGGGCCAGGAGAACATGGGAGCATCCTGGTTGAGGATACCCCATCTCTTGCCCTAGTTTGTTTACCAAGTGGCAGGAAAGGGGTGGCCATCTTGTCTCAGTGGCCAGACTAAGGTATGCACAGACACTGAAAAATTTCCCCAGAACTCTGAGGTAAGGGGAAAGGCTggatttctggctttttttttttttttaacccctatCCCCTGGGTCTTGATTCTGCCTCCATTGCTGGAGGCCTCAGCTTCTCCCTTTGAAGCTTTGTCCCGCTCCTCTGCTAAGGCAGGGAGGCGGGTCTCTTCTCTTCATGTGGCTGCTCTGGGTCAGCCCCTTGTACTCCCCACCAGCCCTTCTGCATGGTCACGCTGCTTCTGCTAGCCTACCTTTCCCAGCCAGCCACGTAATTTAGCTAAGTGCACCTGTGATCTTGGCCACACAAAACATTGTGACACACAGAAAGAGATGGTTTGTGGGAGGAGTAACAGGCTAGGGTCTTGGCACTGACCTGCAGTGTTGTCACTGATCCCAGCCTGCCCCTCTGGCCCTTGGGAACCTGGGCAGCTTATCCTGCCCACAGGTAAGCTCCTGGGAGTGCCCACAGCTGGGGACCTGCTCAACGGGCCCCCTGCCTTACAGCTACATGACAGTGCTGTTTTATTTGAACAACGTCACCGGTGGGGGCGAGACTGTCTTCCCTGTAGCAGACAACAGAACCTACGATGAAATGGTAAGGGCCAACCAGGCTGTTAACTCTGGTGGGATGGCAGGTTCTTGGGCAATCATAGTATATAACCTTCCAGACCTGGGATGAGGGGCCCAAGTGAACCCCTGGGCACATCTGGTTTCCCTCTGGCCACTTTCGGCTGCCTGGCCTTGGCTTTTGGCAGTGGGGGCAAGTTTGAAAACCTTACCATCCTGCTGTCCACAGAGTCTGATTCAAGATGACGTTGATCTCCGTGACACTCGGAGGCACTGTGACAAGGGGAACCTGCGGGTCAAGCCCCGGCAGGGCACAGCAGTCTTCTGGTACAACTACCTGCCTGATGGGCAAGGTGAGGGCCTGTGGCCAGGCCAAGCATGCCTTGAAGGAAACTTCCCTTTATCCAGCCCAGACTGCCACCTTGGTGGGATGTTTCTAGCACCCCTACAAATGGTTTTCTGCCCCTAGTGCCTCCCAAAGATCATCCTTAGTGACTTCAGTGGCCTGCACCTGTGCAGCCTCCTAGGTTATCTTGAACCCTGTGATTGATTCCCTGATGCTCCAGCCTTCCGGCTCActggggctggggacacaggTCTGTCACCAACCCAGGCTGTGGACAGGCCTGGAAGTAAGAAAGCTGGTTTCAGAAGACCAGTGGTATTGTCAAGAAAGAGTATTGTCAAGGTATTAGTTGGAAAGAGATGCTGAGTCCCCAAGGACACCTTGGGGCCAGATTTTACCACCTAAGATGTGTACAGCTGGGCCCACCCTTGTCATGCCCTTGGCCTGTATAAGGTCAAGCTCAGGTTAGCTCAGCCTAGAGTCCCTTCGGTCGCCTTCCTTGCTCACACCATCCACCTCTCCTAGGTTGGGTGGGCGACGTGGACGACTACTCGCTGCATGGGGGCTGCCTGGTCACACGTGGCACTAAGTGGATCGCCAACAACTGGATCAATGTGGACCCCAGCAGGGCGCGGCAGGCGCTATTCCAGCAGGAGATGGCGCGCCTGGCCCGCGAAGGTGGCACTGATGCGCAGCCAGAGTGGGCCCTGGATCGGGCCTACCGCGACGCGCGTGTGGAGCTCTGAGGGGAGTGttggccccagcccccagccacagGCTGCCCGCCGCCCCAGAcggggggttgggggtgagaCCCGCCTTTCCCCTGTCCAGATGCAGGCCAAAGGCCTGGCTGATGTCTTGCCCCATTCCTGCCTCCAGCCGCGACTAGGGCACAGTTCCTACATTCGTGTTATTTATTGTGTACAGACCTATGCTGCCCCCTAAAATAAAACCACACGGCTTTGAGCCGCTGGGCCCCCGAAGCAGCGGGtcgggccgggggagggggaggtagaTTGGGCCAGTACCAGCCCGCCGCTGCGCTTGGAGAGCGTCACGCCAGGGGGAGGGGCGAGGGCGGCCTCGCCAATGACGGGCTGGATTGCGTGAGGCGAAGGGTCGTGATTGGACATCGGCAGCGGGGGACCCTGGGCTCCGCTACCTGTTGCTAAGGCCGCTGTAGATCGGCTCTGCTGCGTGCGAGGAAGGCTCGTCTCGCGAGAGCTCAGCTCCCTTCTTGGCCAGGGCAGCCGCAGCAGCAGGAGGACGGACATGGACGCTCACGAGGACTACGTTTGGCCGCGGGCAACCTCCGAGCTCATACTCCTCCCGGTCACGGGTCTGGAGTGCGTGGGGGATCGGCTGTTGGCGGGTGAGGTTTGGGTTGAAGCGCATGCTAGTGGAGAAGAAACCGTGCGCTCGCGTGGGGCGGGACCGTGAGAACAAAGGGATACCCCCAAGGAGGAGGACGGGCGGCGGGATGAAGCCCGACCGAGGGGGGCGGGAGCCCAGGAGATGGCGGGCAGGAGACCCAGCCGGAGGAGCcctggagacaaaaaaaaaaaaaccgatgTGGCTACTGAGTCCCTTCATAGTCTGCAGCCGACGTGGAAAGAGCGATGGGGCTGCGGGAAAGTGCAGGGAAACGCAGTGATTTCGGAGGCGGAGCATGGAGGGCGAGCGGTGTGTGGCCCCTtcctggagtggggggggggggttgggatgAGCCGACCCCAAGGTGGGCGGTCCTGAGGGCGGGACCCGGTGGCGGGGGTGTGGCCTCAGGGCTGTGTGAGGCTTCTCCGTGGAAGGTGGGGAGGACCAGATTGAGTGGCGGGAAACTAGAGATGAGACCTTTTTGAGTGACCCAATGCTTGGGGAGGCAGACGCTAAGGCCCCTTCCGAGATGGTTGCGTCCAGGAATTCCGATGTTGATGCTTCTTGGGGGAAGGTCAGGTCAAGAAGCATAGGCCATCAAAGCCCTGAGACCTGAGGCAGCAGACCCTTGGGGAGCATTGAGGACTGACTGGAGGACACTAGTGATTGATGGTGGTGCTGCTGAGTTTTTTAAGGGTCCTGAGGCAGGGCTCTGTCAAGTCTTGAGTGAGCTGCTTACTATCCTAAGGgggtgggtatgtgtgtgtggggagggatgGCCCAGTTGTGATCTGGTGAAGGGTGGGGACTCTGGGAGTTCAAGGTGCCTACGATGGGTTAGAGTCCTAACTAAGGCTTCTGCAGGAAGAGATAGGTAGGCAGAAACCCAAAGAACCACAACAATGAGCTAGGAGAAGGGAAGCGGTGAGTTTCTGGCAGAGGGTAAACATGCCAAAGGCTTTGAGGCTGAGAATTTGTTACTTCGGGAGGAAGAGGGAATTCCTGTGAggctgagcaggggtggggtgggacaagTGCTGGAGAAAGGAGCAGAGGCCAGGCTGTTTTAAGCCTAGATCTGACTTCATAGTGGTGGTGGAGAGAGGCCCCATGAAGGGTTTTAGGCAAGAAAATGACCTGGGAAATGCAGGTTAGAAAGCTCTTCAAGTGAATTCCTCTACTCCAGTGACGTCCAGAGTGACTTTTGTATTGCTGCAATTCTCAAATTCTGTCCATGTGCACCTATAATCTGAATTTCCAGCCCTCTTTGCTTATGAGTTCCGGGCCCAAGTGCACAGATGCCTTCAATTTGAAATATTCCTACTGGGTGCTCCAGCTCAGCAGAGGGAACAACAGCCAGTCAGGTGCCTGAGTCTGAGCATCTCCCTCAGCTCCCAAGCCAGTCTGGTTGATTTTGACTTCATACATGTGGCCACTGTCTGTATATTGCCATCAGTTGAGGCCATGCAACTTTGTCTCCTAGACCCCCTCAGGAGCATTCTCCCAGCCTATCCTTGAGCTCTTTGTTTCTTATTCCAACCACACGACCATGCTCACCTCAGGGTCATCAGACTTGCTATTCTGTCTGCCAAGAAAGGTTCACCCATCTCCCCCATGCTTGCTCTTCCTTTGGTTACCACTGCTTATTGATTCCTCTCCGTCTATATGTTTGTTCGCAAGGTGGCCTCTCCTGACACccagtctgtttattttttaattattatttttttaattttatgtttgagagagagcacaggggaggagcagagagagggagacacaggatctgaagcaggctccatactctgagctgtcagcacagagcctgatgcagggctcaaactcaccaactgtgtgatcatgacctgagccgaagttagatgctcaaccgactgagccacccaggtgcccctcacccagTCTGTTTAGACGAGTCTCAGTATCAGCACTTTTGACATTTTGGCCCagatcctttgtgtgtgtgtgggggggggtgctgtctGTGCTTTGCAGGACGTTTAggagcatccctggcttctactcCTAGTTGCCAGTTAGCATAgctcccagttgtgacaaccaatgtgtctccagatattgccagatGTCTTCTGGAGGGAAAATCCTCTGGAATAGATTTCcctcttttatattctttttttattttatttatttatttttttaaattttttttcaacgtttatttatttttgggacagagagagacagaacatgaacgggggaggggcagagagagagggagacacagaatcggaaacaggctccaggctccgagccatcagcccagagcctgacgcggggctcgaactcgcggaccgcgagatcgtgacctggctgaagtcggacgcttaaccgactgcgccacccaggcgccccaaccctcttttatattcttaaagCAACCTGTATAGTTCTTTCCTGGAACTTACCAGAGTTACAACAATGTAGTTTACTTGGGTGATACTGTTTATTGTCTGCCTGATGGGCAGGAGTCTGGGTCTGTGCTTGTCTTACTCACTACTCCAGCATGTAGTTAGTTCCTTGTCTGGTTTATAATTGATGCTCAGTGCACGTCTATTGAATGTCGAAAAATGGAGATTGCAAGCTAAGAATATCATGAGGAACTGTTAATGTCATCTCAGGTTAAGGTGATATCCTGGGCCAAAGTCACTGTGGTGGGGAGGATTTGCAAAATCTTTAGAAAATGAGCACTCGGAACATGAGAAGATGTGGGAAGTTTAGAGGAGTAAGTGGTGAGCTTCCTGctttggggctggggctgagtaGAGGGTGGCAATGGTTGAGAGAACTTGAAGGTGAACTAGTAGAGTGGGGAAGTGCCTGCAAGGCAGGCAGGAGGTGGCTTAGGGTCATGGGAACCTTGGCTGTCAAAGTAGGGGCTGCCTCTCCTGGTTCTTCTCATCAGTGTTGAACATGCTCACATCTGAGCTTCAAGGAAGAAGCTTCTGGAAATCCAGAGGCGTTCTGCTGTGGCCCCAAGGTGGGAGGATCACCTTTAGGGACAGCctctgccctgggggaggggtgggttggggggggcggaAGAGGGCGTGTAGAGGCAGATGAGGCTGAGGATTTGGGAGAAAGGCTGACAGGCTTCCAATGGAAGGATGAGAAGTTAGGTGGGGCGAGGAAGAGCCTGTGTTTGAGGAAGTCAGGTTGAACTGAGTATCTGAATGTCAGCATTGAAAGTCCAGCTGAAGCTGAGGCCGGGGATTGTCCAGGGTTCAAGCCTGCAGGATCGTGTGTTCTAATGCATTCGCAGGCTACATGCCTGAGTTTTCCCTGCCCTCGTCTCTTCATGACTTATCAGAGGTGAGGTTCTGATGtggctctctgcctctgtctagGTGAGGGGCCAGATGTCCTGGTGTACAGCCTCGATTTTGGTGGCCATCTGCGGATGATGAAGCgcgtgcagaacctgcttggccACTATCTTATCCATGGGTTCCGGGTGCGACCAGAACCAAACGGAGACCTTGACTCGGAGGCTATGGTGGCTGTGTTTGGGAGCAAGGGACTCCGAGTTGTGAAAGTTAGCTGGGGACAGGGCCGCTTCCGGGAGCTCTGGCGCTCTGGCCTATGGAACATGTCTGACTGGATCTGGGATGCACGTTGGCTTGAGGGGAACATAGCCTTGGCCCTGGGCCATAACTCAGTAGTGCTATACGACCCTGTGGTAGGGTGCATGCTGCAGGAGGTGCCCTGCACAGACAGGTGCACCCTCTCCTCAGCCTGTCTGATCGGAGACACCTGGAAGGAGCTGACCATAGTGGCAGGTGCTGTTTCCAATCAGCTCCTTGTCTGGTACCCAGCAGCTGCCTTAATAGATAATAAGCCTGTGGCCCCTGACCGACGGGTCAGTGGGCATGTGGGTGTCATCTTCAGCATGTCGTACCTGGAAAGTAAAGGCTTGTTGGCCACAGCTTCAGAAGACCGAAGTGTCCGCATCTGGAAGGTGGGTGACCTGCGGGTGCCTGGGGGTCGGGTACAGAATATTGGGCACTGCTTTGGGCACAGTGCCCGTGTGTGGCAGGTCAAGCTACTAGAGAATTACCTTATCAGTGCTGGAGAGGACTGTGTCTGCTTAGTATGGAGCCACGAAGGTGAGATCCTTCAGGCCTTTCGGGGCCACCAGGGTCGTGGCATCAGGGCTTTAGCTGCCCATGAGAGGCAGGCCTGGGTGGTTACTGGGGGTGATGACTCAGGCATCCGGCTGTGGCACTTGGTAGGGCGTGGGTACCCAGGTTCGGGGGTCTCAGCTCTCTGCTTCAAGTCCCGTAGCAGGCCAGGTACCCTCAAGGCTGTGACGCTGGCTGGCTCATGGCGACTACTGGCAGTGACTGACACAGGGGTCCTGTACCTCTATGACTTTGAGGTCAAGTGCTGGGAGCAGCTGCTGGAGGATAAACGCTTCCAGTCCTACTGCCTCCTGGAGGCAGCCCCTGGTCCTGAGGGCTTTGGACTGTGTGCCATGGCCAATGGGGAGGGTCGTGTCAAGGTTGTCCCCATCAACACTCCAACAGCAGCTGTGGACCTGACCCTGTTCCGTGGGAAGGTGCATAGTCTGAGCTGGGCCTTGCGTGGCTATGAGGAGCTCCTGTTGCTGGCATCGGGCCCTGGTGGTGTGGTGGCTTGCCTGGAAATCTCAGCCGCACCCTCTGGCAAAGCCATCTTTGTAAAGGAACGTTGCCGGTACCTACTGCCTCCAAGCAAGCAGAGATGGCACACATGCAGTGCCTTCTTACCCCCTGGTGACTTCCTGGTGTGCGGGGACCGTCGGGGCTCTGTGTTGCTGTTCCCCTCCAGACCAGCTCTGCTCAAGGATCTTGGGATTGGGGGCAAGGCCGGAGCTGTCACTGGAGCACTTGAAGCAGGTAGTGGCAGTGGTGGGGATGAAACTGAGTGGGGCCCTGTGTccaccctcccttctctgcaCGGGAAGCAGGGTGTGACCTCGGTCACCTGCCATGGTGGCTACGTGTATACCACAGGGCGTGATGGCGCCTATTACCAGCTCTTTGTGCGAGGTGGCCAACTCCAGCCAGTCCTAAGGCAGAAGTCCTGTCGAGGCATGAACTGGGTGGCTGGGCTCCGTATGATGGCTGATGGGAGTATGGTCATCCTGGGTTTCCATGCCAATGAGTTTGTGGTGTGGAGTCCCCGATCCCATGAAAAGCTGCACATCGTTAACTGTGGTGGAGGGCATCGCTCCTGGGCCTTCTCTGATACCGAGGCGGCTATGGCCTTTGCCTACCTCAAGGATGGGGATGTCATGCTGTACCGGGCTCTGGGTGGCTGTACTAGGCCACACGTGATCCTCCGGGAGAGCCTGCATGGCCGTGAGATCACTTGTGTAAAGCGTGTGGGCACCATCACTCTGGGACCTGAATTTGAGATGCCCAGCTTCATGCAGCCTGACTACTTGGAGCCCGGCAGCGAGGGGCCTGGCCTGACTGACATTGTGATCACATGCAGCGAGGACACCACTGTCTGTGTCCTGGCGCTCCCCACAGCCACTGGCTCGGCCCATGCACTTACAGCTGTCTGTAATCACATCTCCTCGGTGCGTGCGCTGGCTGTGTGGGGCGTTGGTACCCCAGGTGGCCCTCAGGATCCTCGGCCAGGCCTGACTGCTCATGTGGTGTCTGCGGGGGGCCGGGCTGAGATGCATTGCTTCAGCATCATGGTCACCCCAGACCCCAGCACCCCAAGCCGCCTCGCCTGCCACGTCATGCACCTTTCGTCCCACCGGCTAGACGAGTACTGGGACCGGCAGCGCAATCGGCACCGGATGATCAAGGT
It includes:
- the WDR6 gene encoding WD repeat-containing protein 6, which translates into the protein MDAHEDYVWPRATSELILLPVTGLECVGDRLLAGEGPDVLVYSLDFGGHLRMMKRVQNLLGHYLIHGFRVRPEPNGDLDSEAMVAVFGSKGLRVVKVSWGQGRFRELWRSGLWNMSDWIWDARWLEGNIALALGHNSVVLYDPVVGCMLQEVPCTDRCTLSSACLIGDTWKELTIVAGAVSNQLLVWYPAAALIDNKPVAPDRRVSGHVGVIFSMSYLESKGLLATASEDRSVRIWKVGDLRVPGGRVQNIGHCFGHSARVWQVKLLENYLISAGEDCVCLVWSHEGEILQAFRGHQGRGIRALAAHERQAWVVTGGDDSGIRLWHLVGRGYPGSGVSALCFKSRSRPGTLKAVTLAGSWRLLAVTDTGVLYLYDFEVKCWEQLLEDKRFQSYCLLEAAPGPEGFGLCAMANGEGRVKVVPINTPTAAVDLTLFRGKVHSLSWALRGYEELLLLASGPGGVVACLEISAAPSGKAIFVKERCRYLLPPSKQRWHTCSAFLPPGDFLVCGDRRGSVLLFPSRPALLKDLGIGGKAGAVTGALEAGSGSGGDETEWGPVSTLPSLHGKQGVTSVTCHGGYVYTTGRDGAYYQLFVRGGQLQPVLRQKSCRGMNWVAGLRMMADGSMVILGFHANEFVVWSPRSHEKLHIVNCGGGHRSWAFSDTEAAMAFAYLKDGDVMLYRALGGCTRPHVILRESLHGREITCVKRVGTITLGPEFEMPSFMQPDYLEPGSEGPGLTDIVITCSEDTTVCVLALPTATGSAHALTAVCNHISSVRALAVWGVGTPGGPQDPRPGLTAHVVSAGGRAEMHCFSIMVTPDPSTPSRLACHVMHLSSHRLDEYWDRQRNRHRMIKVDPETRYMSLAICELDRPGLGPLVAAACSDGAVRLFLLQDSGRRLQLLAETFHHKRCVLKVHSFTHEAPNQRRRLFLCSAATDGSLAFWDLTTVLDHGSTALEPPTDPGLPYRLGTPCLTLQAHSCGVNSLHTLPTREGHLVASGSEDGSLHVFVLAVEAPELEEAAGGAELVPRLHVLEEYSVPCAHAAHVTGLKILSPSLMVSASIDQRLTFWRLGHGEPTFMNSTVYHVPDVADMDCWPVSPEFGHRCALGGQGLEVYNWYD